From the Parcubacteria group bacterium genome, one window contains:
- a CDS encoding cupin domain-containing protein yields the protein MKGFFGEIEKDTLENTNFRKVLYTGKNSQLVLMSLKPKEEIGMEVHEENDQFFRFEKG from the coding sequence TTTTGGAGAAATCGAAAAGGACACTTTGGAAAATACAAATTTTCGCAAGGTGCTTTACACTGGCAAAAACAGCCAACTGGTTCTTATGAGCCTAAAACCAAAAGAGGAAATCGGAATGGAAGTTCACGAAGAAAATGACCAATTCTTCCGTTTTGAAAAGGGA